Sequence from the [Bacteroides] pectinophilus genome:
TTATAAGATAAATAAGCCTTATAACCATAAATGATGCCATCTCCACGCCTTCCCATGTAAGACGGAATATCCAGAACTGCACTATAGGCTCTCCGTCCGTGAGAAACAGGTTAAACACTGCACTGAATATAGCAATGAACACAATACTCTTAAGTCCTCTTACCATGAACTTGAATGGTACGTTGGATATCTTAATCATGGCTGCCAGAAACAGTGTGGCGATAACGTACATAATGATATTGCGTCCGAGGAACAATGATATAAGAAATACCATCGTTCCCACAAGCTTAACTCTTGGGTCGAGCTTATGTATCGGAGACTGTGTCTGGTAATATTGTCCAATAGTAATATCTTTTAACATGTCTTAATCCCTTTATAAAGCCTCAGAATACTCTCCTTAGCTTCCTCTATCGTAATCGCATCAGTATCTACGTCAAGTCCTGCGCCACGCAGTTCATTCATTATATATGTTACGTCCGGTGCAGCAAGTCCTACCCGCTCAAGCTCTTTGTAATGTGCAAATACATTGCGCGGCTTATCGTCATATATAAGCTGTCCCTGATTCATGACCATGATTCTGTCAACATAACGTGCAACATCCTCCATGCTGTGGGATACAAGAATTACTGCAATCCCTGTCTCATCATGAAGCTTTCTTATATGTCCGAGTATCTCGTCGCGCCCCTTTGGGTCAAGTCCCGCTGTAGGCTCATCAAGAATCAGATAATCAGGTCTCATTGCAAGCACACCCGCTATCGCCGCACGCCTCTTCTGGCCTCCCGACAGGTCAAACGGTGACTGGTAATAAAGATTCTCCTCAAGTCCTACAAGGCGCAGTGCCTCGAATGCCCTGAGCTGCACATCCTTCTCGGAAAGTCCCTGATTACGCGGTCCGAAGCACACATCCTTGAATATGTCCGTCTCAAACAACTGATGCTCCGGATACTGGAACACAAGTCCTACCTTGTTACGGAGCTTACGCATGTCATAATCTTTATCGTAAATGTCTTCGCCGTCAAAGAAAATGTTGCCGCTTGTTGCCTTTATAATGCCGTTCATATGCTGTATGAGCGTTGATTTGCCCGAACCTGTATGTCCTATAAGTCCTATAAATTCACCTTTGTCGATTGCACAGCTTACATCCTTAAGAGCATGCTTTTCAAAACCCGAACCTGCCTCATATGTATAATTAACCTTATCAAGTATCAGTGCCATTACTTTGCACCTCCGTTCTTTGGTGCTCCGGCATCAGCCATGCACTTCTTAAGAGCATCCCTGAACTCTTCGTGTGTAAGTATCCCGTCAGGCATGTCAAGTCCTGACTTCTTAAGCTCATATGCAAGCTCTGTAACCTGCGGCACATCAAGCCTCAGCTCCTTAAGCCTGTCTACCTGTGAGAATATCTCCCTTGGCTTTCCCTGCATCACAAGCTTACCGTCATCCATTACAAAGACCTTGTCTGCATCTATTACCTCATCCATGTAATGTGTTATAAGTATTATAGTCACTCCTTCACGCCTGTTAAGCTCATGAAGGACTTTCATTACATCCTTGCGTCCGTGTGGGTCAAGCATCGCCGTCGGCTCATCAAGGACTATACACTTCGGTTTCATTGCCACAATACCTGCAATGGCTATTCTCTGCTTCTGTCCGCCTGAGAGCTTATTAGGTGAAGCGTTGCGGTATTCGTACATTCCGACCGCCTTAAGGCTCTTTTCCACACGTTCCCATATCTCTTCTGATGGTACACCTATATTCTCGGGTCCAAATGCTACCTCCTCATCTACAAGTGTACATACAATCTGATTGTCCGGATTCTGAAAGACCATTCCGGCACTCTGTCTTATATCTAAAAGACGCTCCTCGTCAGAGGTATCAATTCCGTCAACATACAGTGTTCCCTCCGTAGGATACAGGAGTGCATTGATATGCTTTGCAAATGTTGACTTCCCCGAACCGTTATGTCCAAGCACGGCAATAAAATCACCCTTCTGCATTGTGAGACTTACATTGTCCACAGCGGTTGTGATTCCTTCAACATTGCCCTCTTCGTCGCGTCTGTAATATTCAAATGTTACGTTCTCAGCTACTATTATATCCTCATGATTTTTAAGGCTCATGCATATTCCTTCCCATGGTATGGCAAAGGCACAACAGCATACACCGTTGTGCCCCACCTTTATCATGTACAATTATTATACTAACTCAAGTACAACTTCCATTGCAGCATCGCCCTTACGTGGTCCGATCTTAATGATTCTTGTATAACCACCCTTGCGATCTACATACTTAGGTGCGATCTCATCGAAAAGCTTTGCAACAAGATCAACTTCCTTTGTATTCTTCTTGCGTCCGGCTGCCTCTGTAGGAACCTCAGTTACTGTGTAAAGCTCCTTAAGCATAAGATGTCTTGCATGAAGACGTGAAGGCTTATCCTTCTTGATTGTCTTCTCTACTGACTCATATACTGTAACCTTCTTGCCATCAACAACTTCCTTAACTCTCTTGCCTTCAGCGTCCTTCTTAGGAACCTTAGCTGTAACTGTTACTTCCTCGAAGTTATCCTTCTCCTTAACAGCGAGTGTGATAAGGTGCTCAGCAATCTTTCTTACTTCCTTAGCTCTTGCCTCAGTTGTAACAATCTTACCATTGTTGATAAGTGCTGTAACCTGGCTTCTTAATAAAGCCTTTCTCTGGCTTGATGTTCTTCCAAGCTTTCTATACTTTGCCATTGATATCCTCCTTCTCCGCTTATGCGGCAACATACGGTACCGGCAAGCACCGAATGCCGTAACCACGCTTCTTTGGACTTACTGGTTACTTGTTATTATGGAAACACGCAGTACCATGCTTCTTTGGACTTACTGGTCTGCGCGTAACACTACTTCTTAATAATCAATCGGTATCAGTCTTCGTTAGGGCTGAGCTGTAAGCCAAGCTCCTTAAGCTTTGCAAGAACTTCCTCAAGTGACTTGCGACCAAGGTTACGAACCTTCATCATGTCATCAGGTGTCTTATTGCAAAGTTCTTCAACCGTATTGATACCGGCTCTCTTAAGACAGTTGTATGAACGAACTGAAAGCTCAAGTTCATCTATTGTCATCTCAAGAACCTTCTCATGCTCATCTGTGCTCTCTTCAACCATTATCTCAGCTGTCTTAGCGTTCTCTGAAAGATCAATGAACAGGTTAAGGTGTTCGCTGAGTACCTTGGCAGCAAGGCTTACAGCCTCGTCCGGAGCAAGTGTGCCATTAGTATATACATCAAGTGTGAGCTTATCATAGTCTGTAACCTGACCAACACGGGTATTCTGAACAGCCATATTGACACGCTCAACAGGTGTGTAGATAGAATCTACAGCGATAACTCCAACAGGAGTATCCTCTGTCTTATTCTTATCTGAACTTACATATCCTCTGCCCTTTGTGATTGTAAGCTCCATAGAGAGCTTACAACCATCACCGCCGTTAAGATGTGCGATGACAAGGTCAGGATTAATAATCTCAATATCTCCATCAGTCTGAATATCAGATGCCTTAACAACACCCTCACCTTCAAACTCGATGTATGCTGTCTTAGGTTCGTCTGAGTCGCTGTTGTTCTTGATAGCTAAATTCTTGATGTTCATGATGATTTCGGTTACATCTTCCTTAACACCCGGAATTGAACTGAATTCGTGCAACACGCCTTCGATCTTTACCTGACTAACTGCAGCGCCCGGTAATGAAGACAACATGATTCTTCTTAATGAATTACCAAGTGTTGTGCCATAACCTCTTTCAAGTGGTTCTACAACAAATCTTCCGTACTTTTTGTCATCAGAGATTGTTGCAATCTCAATTTTAGGTTTCTGAAAATCGAACACTATTTAGCCCTCCTTATTAATTGGTATTACTTAGAATACAACTCGACGATAAGCATCTCGTTAACAGGGACATCAATGATATCTCTTGTTGGGACTGCCTTTACTGAACCCTTAAGAGCTTCTGCATCAGCCTCAAGCCACTCTGGAACTACTCTTCCGCTTGTAGCATCAAGGATCTGCTTATATCTCTCTGAGCCCTTTGACTTCTCTCTGATTTCGATAACATCACCAGCCTTAACAAGGTATGATGGGATGTTTACGCGCTTGCCGTTAACAAGAACATGCTTGTGATCTACGATCTGTCTGGCTTCCTTTCTTGTTCTTGCAAAGCCCATTCTGAAAATAACGTTGTCAAGTCTGAGCTCAAGTAAGATCATAAGGTTCTCACCTGACTGGCCTGACATCTTCTCTGCCTTCTTATAGTAGTTGCGGAAAGGCTTCTCAAGTACACCATAGATGAACTTTGCCTTCTGCTTCTCTCTAAGCTGAAGACCATACTCGCTGATCTTTCTTCCAGCGTTCTTAGCCTTTCTCTTAGACTTCTTATCTACACCTAAATATATTGGATCAAGATCTAATGATCTGCATCTCTTAAGAACAGGAACTCTATTAACTGCCATCTTATCCTAACCTCCTAATTAGACTCTTCTACGC
This genomic interval carries:
- a CDS encoding energy-coupling factor transporter ATPase; its protein translation is MALILDKVNYTYEAGSGFEKHALKDVSCAIDKGEFIGLIGHTGSGKSTLIQHMNGIIKATSGNIFFDGEDIYDKDYDMRKLRNKVGLVFQYPEHQLFETDIFKDVCFGPRNQGLSEKDVQLRAFEALRLVGLEENLYYQSPFDLSGGQKRRAAIAGVLAMRPDYLILDEPTAGLDPKGRDEILGHIRKLHDETGIAVILVSHSMEDVARYVDRIMVMNQGQLIYDDKPRNVFAHYKELERVGLAAPDVTYIMNELRGAGLDVDTDAITIEEAKESILRLYKGIKTC
- a CDS encoding energy-coupling factor transporter ATPase; the encoded protein is MSLKNHEDIIVAENVTFEYYRRDEEGNVEGITTAVDNVSLTMQKGDFIAVLGHNGSGKSTFAKHINALLYPTEGTLYVDGIDTSDEERLLDIRQSAGMVFQNPDNQIVCTLVDEEVAFGPENIGVPSEEIWERVEKSLKAVGMYEYRNASPNKLSGGQKQRIAIAGIVAMKPKCIVLDEPTAMLDPHGRKDVMKVLHELNRREGVTIILITHYMDEVIDADKVFVMDDGKLVMQGKPREIFSQVDRLKELRLDVPQVTELAYELKKSGLDMPDGILTHEEFRDALKKCMADAGAPKNGGAK
- a CDS encoding 50S ribosomal protein L17, coding for MAKYRKLGRTSSQRKALLRSQVTALINNGKIVTTEARAKEVRKIAEHLITLAVKEKDNFEEVTVTAKVPKKDAEGKRVKEVVDGKKVTVYESVEKTIKKDKPSRLHARHLMLKELYTVTEVPTEAAGRKKNTKEVDLVAKLFDEIAPKYVDRKGGYTRIIKIGPRKGDAAMEVVLELV
- a CDS encoding DNA-directed RNA polymerase subunit alpha; this translates as MFDFQKPKIEIATISDDKKYGRFVVEPLERGYGTTLGNSLRRIMLSSLPGAAVSQVKIEGVLHEFSSIPGVKEDVTEIIMNIKNLAIKNNSDSDEPKTAYIEFEGEGVVKASDIQTDGDIEIINPDLVIAHLNGGDGCKLSMELTITKGRGYVSSDKNKTEDTPVGVIAVDSIYTPVERVNMAVQNTRVGQVTDYDKLTLDVYTNGTLAPDEAVSLAAKVLSEHLNLFIDLSENAKTAEIMVEESTDEHEKVLEMTIDELELSVRSYNCLKRAGINTVEELCNKTPDDMMKVRNLGRKSLEEVLAKLKELGLQLSPNED
- the rpsD gene encoding 30S ribosomal protein S4, with translation MAVNRVPVLKRCRSLDLDPIYLGVDKKSKRKAKNAGRKISEYGLQLREKQKAKFIYGVLEKPFRNYYKKAEKMSGQSGENLMILLELRLDNVIFRMGFARTRKEARQIVDHKHVLVNGKRVNIPSYLVKAGDVIEIREKSKGSERYKQILDATSGRVVPEWLEADAEALKGSVKAVPTRDIIDVPVNEMLIVELYSK